A section of the Solitalea canadensis DSM 3403 genome encodes:
- a CDS encoding acyltransferase family protein — protein MKQLQLTSLPTETMSKTIKYFPGLSALRFFAAYLVLMHHTETIRQKYGLFNLEAYTLFRNGSTAVSFFFVLSGFLISYLLLKEDKESGDISVKGFYWRRVVRIWPLYFLLVIIGVWLVPFALKTIGFEYQMPYSGGEVWWMYLLFLPFLVNTLFGSSLLEPLWSIGVEEWFYIIWAPLMKFFRQHMLLLFWLIIVIKTSLITLLMLMDPQPGSFLDVTRQVVDTLKFEAMAIGGIGAYYVFHGTKSFDNWKIFSPVVQLTGFTLLIWRLVFHGELVASNIALGEVSKVLFNTPVISNLILYVLFLWLILSISLNPKSWINLDKKWLNSLGDVSYGIYMYQMLVIFGVILIFKNHLQQLSPLMSTLVFYGIISVGVIGVSYLSKFLFENKFLKWKSLVK, from the coding sequence ATGAAGCAATTACAATTAACATCTTTGCCGACTGAAACTATGTCTAAAACCATTAAATATTTCCCGGGCCTAAGTGCTTTACGTTTTTTTGCCGCTTACCTGGTTCTGATGCATCATACCGAAACCATCAGGCAAAAATATGGCTTATTCAACCTTGAAGCATATACATTGTTTAGAAACGGAAGTACTGCAGTATCCTTCTTTTTTGTGTTAAGTGGTTTTCTGATTAGTTATCTTTTACTGAAAGAAGATAAAGAGAGCGGCGACATAAGTGTAAAGGGTTTTTATTGGAGAAGAGTGGTACGTATATGGCCTTTGTATTTTTTGCTTGTAATAATTGGAGTTTGGTTGGTACCTTTTGCACTAAAAACAATCGGGTTTGAGTATCAAATGCCTTATTCAGGTGGTGAAGTATGGTGGATGTACCTTTTGTTTTTACCGTTTTTGGTGAATACCTTATTTGGCAGCAGTTTACTGGAGCCATTATGGTCTATAGGGGTAGAAGAGTGGTTTTACATTATTTGGGCACCACTAATGAAATTTTTCCGTCAGCATATGTTATTACTGTTTTGGTTGATCATTGTTATCAAAACCAGTTTAATAACCTTATTAATGTTGATGGACCCGCAGCCTGGTTCTTTTTTAGATGTAACCAGACAAGTGGTAGACACCCTAAAGTTTGAAGCCATGGCAATAGGAGGGATTGGGGCTTATTATGTTTTCCACGGAACCAAATCTTTTGATAACTGGAAAATATTCTCGCCTGTGGTACAACTTACAGGTTTTACTTTATTAATATGGCGATTGGTTTTCCATGGCGAGTTGGTTGCTTCTAATATTGCGTTGGGTGAAGTTTCAAAGGTATTGTTTAATACCCCGGTTATTTCGAATCTGATTTTGTACGTGTTGTTTCTTTGGCTGATTCTGTCTATTTCCTTAAATCCTAAATCATGGATTAACTTGGATAAGAAATGGTTAAATTCTTTGGGTGATGTTTCTTACGGTATATACATGTACCAAATGCTGGTGATATTCGGGGTTATTTTGATTTTTAAGAATCACTTGCAACAATTATCCCCGTTAATGTCAACTTTGGTATTTTATGGAATTATCTCGGTTGGAGTAATCGGCGTTTCTTATTTATCCAAATTCCTTTTTGAGAATAAATTCCTTAAATGGAAAAGCTTAGTAAAATAG
- a CDS encoding RagB/SusD family nutrient uptake outer membrane protein, with protein sequence MKKYKFFTIALVAAGLSMSSCINDLDTVPTDKRIITSASVFNDPQAYKQMLAKLYGSLTLTGQKGEFGSPELSASDEGTTSFLRGYFNIQEVTTDECINAWGDGGLVEYHGMVWSDANGYVNLMYQRIFINISYCNEYIRSVQERVGGLSEPLKGDVTKYLAEARFMRALYYYYAMDLWGNVPFTTEKDKTGAFIPKQINRKDLFAYIESELVDVLPSLAEARTNEYGRADQAAAWMLLAKMYLNAEVYLGKGNARYTDCLTYCNKIINAGYTLHPKYNELFLADNHKWNEEIILPIAEDGMNTRGYGGVTYIIHAQVGGNMDYVKDYGIPSGPWAGNRFTNTFVNKFADKTGATDKRAMFFTDGQKLDIDVPNQFKEGYLSTKYRNVNADGSAGKHGTFVDTDFPLFRLADVYLMYAEAVKRGGTGGTEATAVSYINKIRERAYGNTSGNIAAANLTLDFILDERARELYWECHRRTDLIRFGKFSGGEYLWDWKGNVKAGAATPAHMDLFPIPASDLSINTNLVQNKGY encoded by the coding sequence ATGAAAAAATATAAATTTTTCACGATCGCTTTAGTGGCAGCAGGACTTAGCATGTCGTCTTGCATTAACGATCTGGATACCGTTCCTACGGATAAAAGGATTATTACTTCGGCATCTGTTTTTAATGATCCGCAGGCCTACAAACAAATGCTTGCAAAACTTTACGGTAGCTTAACCCTTACCGGACAAAAAGGGGAATTTGGTTCGCCTGAGCTTTCTGCTTCTGATGAAGGTACCACTTCATTTTTACGAGGATATTTCAATATTCAGGAGGTTACTACGGATGAATGTATTAATGCCTGGGGCGATGGAGGATTAGTAGAATATCATGGAATGGTATGGTCGGATGCTAACGGTTATGTTAACCTGATGTACCAGCGCATTTTCATCAATATTTCTTATTGTAATGAATATATCCGTTCGGTACAGGAAAGAGTAGGGGGGCTGTCGGAGCCGTTAAAAGGAGACGTTACCAAATACCTTGCTGAAGCTCGTTTTATGAGAGCGTTGTATTATTACTATGCTATGGATCTGTGGGGAAATGTGCCATTTACCACTGAAAAAGATAAAACAGGTGCATTTATTCCTAAGCAAATTAATAGAAAAGACCTTTTCGCTTATATCGAATCAGAGTTAGTTGACGTGCTTCCTTCATTAGCAGAAGCTCGTACCAATGAATATGGTCGTGCAGATCAGGCTGCTGCATGGATGTTGCTAGCTAAAATGTACTTGAATGCGGAAGTGTACTTAGGTAAAGGGAATGCCCGATATACCGACTGTTTAACCTATTGCAATAAAATCATTAATGCAGGTTATACTCTTCACCCTAAATATAATGAACTCTTTTTAGCTGATAACCATAAGTGGAATGAAGAAATCATATTGCCGATTGCCGAAGATGGAATGAATACCCGTGGTTATGGAGGTGTAACCTATATTATCCATGCTCAGGTGGGTGGAAATATGGATTATGTAAAAGATTATGGCATACCTAGTGGGCCTTGGGCCGGTAACAGATTTACGAATACGTTTGTAAACAAATTTGCCGATAAAACCGGTGCCACTGATAAAAGAGCAATGTTCTTTACCGATGGCCAGAAACTGGATATAGATGTTCCTAATCAGTTTAAAGAGGGATACCTAAGTACTAAATATAGAAATGTGAACGCAGATGGCTCAGCTGGAAAGCATGGAACATTTGTCGACACAGATTTTCCTTTATTCCGTTTGGCTGATGTTTACCTGATGTATGCAGAAGCAGTAAAAAGAGGGGGAACAGGTGGTACTGAAGCAACTGCCGTTTCTTATATCAATAAAATCCGCGAGAGGGCCTATGGAAATACATCCGGAAATATTGCTGCTGCCAATCTGACACTTGATTTCATTTTGGACGAAAGAGCTCGCGAACTCTATTGGGAGTGCCACCGCAGAACAGATTTGATCCGTTTTGGCAAATTTTCCGGTGGTGAGTATTTATGGGATTGGAAAGGAAATGTTAAAGCAGGCGCAGCAACTCCGGCCCACATGGATCTGTTCCCAATTCCGGCTTCCGATCTATCAATCAATACTAATCTGGTTCAAAACAAAGGTTATTAA
- a CDS encoding hydroxymethylglutaryl-CoA lyase produces MNYEHSMSTHPLKLIECPRDAMQGIHEFIPTDLKAEYINKLLQVGFDTIDFGSFVSPKAIPQMSDTREVLKRLDLSSSKSKLLAIIANLRGAEEAVAFNEISYLGFPFSVSETFQQRNTNSSITESFDTVQKIQSLCVKNNKQLVIYISMGFGNPYGDEWSAEIVSKWVNEMNKIGVNIISLSDTIGVSNPENIIYIYSNLSKDHPAIEFGVHLHSTPSTRVEKIDAAWKAGCRRFDSALKGFGGCPMAKDDLTGNIATEGILSYLEQNNINTGLNMRAWEEAMILSSRVFL; encoded by the coding sequence ATGAACTATGAACATTCAATGAGCACCCATCCCTTAAAACTAATCGAATGCCCGCGTGATGCCATGCAGGGAATTCATGAATTTATTCCTACTGATCTTAAGGCTGAATATATTAATAAGCTTTTGCAGGTTGGTTTTGATACGATTGATTTTGGCAGTTTTGTTTCGCCAAAAGCCATTCCCCAGATGAGTGACACAAGGGAGGTTTTAAAACGATTAGACCTTTCATCCAGCAAATCAAAACTACTTGCCATTATAGCCAATTTAAGAGGCGCAGAAGAAGCTGTTGCATTCAATGAGATATCTTATCTTGGATTCCCTTTCTCTGTCTCTGAGACGTTCCAACAGCGTAATACAAATAGTTCTATCACTGAGTCTTTTGATACGGTTCAAAAGATTCAATCACTTTGTGTAAAAAACAATAAGCAACTAGTTATTTATATCTCAATGGGGTTTGGAAATCCTTATGGAGATGAGTGGAGTGCCGAAATTGTTTCCAAATGGGTAAATGAGATGAATAAGATCGGTGTAAACATCATTTCTTTATCTGATACAATAGGGGTTTCAAACCCAGAAAACATTATTTACATCTATAGCAACTTAAGTAAAGATCATCCTGCTATTGAGTTTGGAGTACACTTACACTCAACCCCTTCTACACGAGTAGAAAAAATAGATGCTGCCTGGAAAGCTGGCTGTCGCCGATTTGACTCAGCGCTAAAAGGATTCGGCGGCTGCCCAATGGCCAAAGATGACCTTACAGGCAACATTGCCACTGAAGGCATATTATCTTACCTCGAACAAAATAACATCAATACAGGGCTTAATATGCGGGCTTGGGAAGAAGCAATGATTTTGTCGAGCAGGGTTTTTCTGTGA
- a CDS encoding alpha-amylase family glycosyl hydrolase has product MKYVTIPFKMNVVYALLALSFSFLDCKKGDDPVTPVPPVVKPVDPPVYAAPFANVPATKDVVMYEVNLRGFSKEGNFKGVQNRLDSIKALGVNVIWLMPINPVGQIRSAGGLGSPYAVKNYKEVNPEFGTLEDFRTLVKEAHKRDMAVVIDWVANHTAWDNPWISNKAWYKQDANGNIIIPPNTNWNDVAALDYNNQDMRKEMIRSMKYWVLAANIDGFRCDAADFIPYDFWKQAIDTLKTFKDRKLVLLAEGSRTNHFNAGFQLNYGWDYYKTLKEVFKGTQPDASLFTTSSQEMTNIPSGSTKLRFTTNHDETAWDDTPVGLFSGKRGSMAAFVLASYMGGSTLLYNGQEVGSTKKLSFFDRDPIDWTENPDMVAEYKKLIAFKMGSEAVKEGEIIKVNSSDLVVFKRVSNNQEVLVIVNTNNSESTFAASSELVNVSWKNAMDNKDFTLQSSLKLQPYQYYILSKK; this is encoded by the coding sequence ATGAAATATGTAACCATACCATTTAAAATGAATGTTGTTTACGCGCTACTCGCGTTGTCCTTCTCTTTTTTAGATTGTAAGAAAGGAGATGACCCGGTAACACCTGTTCCTCCTGTTGTAAAACCCGTTGACCCACCTGTATATGCAGCACCTTTTGCAAATGTTCCTGCTACAAAAGATGTGGTAATGTACGAAGTGAATCTAAGAGGCTTTAGTAAAGAAGGAAACTTTAAAGGTGTACAAAATCGCCTGGATTCGATTAAGGCTTTAGGTGTGAATGTTATTTGGTTGATGCCTATTAATCCAGTCGGACAAATCAGGTCTGCTGGAGGATTAGGGTCTCCATATGCAGTTAAAAATTATAAAGAAGTAAATCCCGAATTCGGAACGTTAGAAGATTTCAGAACGCTGGTTAAAGAAGCCCATAAACGTGATATGGCGGTGGTGATCGACTGGGTGGCTAATCATACCGCCTGGGATAACCCATGGATCAGTAATAAAGCATGGTATAAGCAGGATGCCAACGGAAATATCATAATTCCACCTAATACAAACTGGAATGATGTTGCTGCCCTTGATTATAATAATCAGGATATGCGAAAAGAAATGATTCGTTCTATGAAGTATTGGGTGCTAGCTGCAAATATTGATGGATTCCGTTGCGATGCAGCTGATTTTATTCCATATGATTTCTGGAAACAAGCCATCGACACGCTTAAAACTTTTAAAGACCGAAAATTGGTTTTATTGGCAGAAGGTAGTCGCACCAATCATTTTAATGCTGGTTTTCAGTTAAATTACGGTTGGGATTATTACAAAACGCTTAAGGAAGTATTTAAGGGAACTCAACCGGATGCATCATTATTTACCACCAGTTCGCAAGAAATGACAAATATTCCTTCTGGTTCTACTAAACTCAGATTTACCACCAACCACGATGAAACGGCTTGGGATGATACACCGGTTGGATTGTTTAGTGGTAAGCGTGGCTCTATGGCAGCATTTGTGCTCGCCTCGTACATGGGCGGAAGCACCTTGCTGTATAATGGTCAGGAGGTGGGTAGTACTAAAAAGCTATCCTTCTTTGATCGTGATCCGATCGACTGGACTGAAAACCCTGATATGGTAGCCGAGTATAAAAAGCTCATTGCTTTTAAAATGGGCAGTGAGGCTGTTAAAGAAGGAGAGATTATTAAGGTTAACAGTTCCGATTTAGTTGTGTTTAAACGTGTATCCAATAATCAGGAAGTGTTAGTTATTGTAAATACGAATAATAGCGAAAGTACATTTGCGGCTTCGTCAGAACTAGTAAATGTTTCTTGGAAAAACGCTATGGATAATAAAGACTTTACTTTGCAGTCTTCTTTAAAATTACAACCGTATCAATACTACATACTGAGTAAAAAATAG
- a CDS encoding SusC/RagA family TonB-linked outer membrane protein — protein sequence MRKLYLLKYGATLCMLLVSLITFAQTGTLTGRVFDDTNLPMPFAGVTIKGTKLSTGTNVDGIFKFTGLPLGQHTVVVNSMGFEVLEKTINVTANTNITLYLKASATSLNEVVVIGYGTKKKDDLTGAVGTLSNKEFNAGAVNSVQEAISGRIAGVTVTSISGAPGNTSTIRIRGGASLNASNDPLIIIDNVPVDNTPIGGSPNILSSINPNDVENVTVLKDASATAIYGSRASNGVILITTKKGGEKFKVTYGLTTSLATVPNKVAVYTGDEFRALVNKIYAGQQPVLSLLGTANTDWQDAIYQNAFGQDHNVGVSGTWKKMPYRVSLGYNNTDGTLKTYNFERTTLAINANPTFLKNSLKLNFNVKGMYNNNNFADQGAIGNAVYYDPTKPVYNGNERWRGFTTWTQDNTLNGNPVPLATPNPVAQLELTDNTSTVKRSIGNAQADYQFPFLKELRANLNLGYDYTISQGHNNVKDSTQWVNSPAVSGGRINPYEERRRNQLLDFYLNYSKEVKSIQSKIDVMGGYSWSHFYREGADSSMNVTKTAKGEPNIYSSEYYLVSFFGRLNYTFKDKYLVTFTLRDDATSRFDADNRWGLFPSVAVAWKINDDFFKNNKTISDLKLRVGYGTTGQQDLNNGNNYPYLAKYTISDNTSRYQFGNSFYNTLRPDGYDANIKWESTNTANIGLDYGFLDNRITGTLDFYQKKTNDLLSIVDVPAGTNFSARVLTNVGDMENKGVEFTLNAKILTKSALKWNVNYNISYNKNEITNLSLTGDPNYQVLVGGIAGTTSGTIQVQKVGYPVNSYFVYEQVYDRDGKPMEDVYVDRNNDGIINSSDLYVFKKPDATVLMGIGTNLSYKRWDFSAFGRLSLGNYNYNNVAANSTYRGFYSTLGYLSNQTMSASDTRFMTALKTNTSDYYIQDASYFRLDNISLGYRLPALWNNKVNLRINANVQNVFVITNYDGLDPEISGGLDNNFYPRSRTFQLGVNCDF from the coding sequence ATGAGAAAACTCTACTTACTTAAGTACGGTGCTACCTTGTGTATGTTATTAGTTTCGCTGATAACATTTGCACAGACAGGAACACTCACCGGTCGTGTTTTTGACGACACGAATCTGCCAATGCCTTTTGCCGGGGTAACCATAAAAGGCACCAAATTATCTACGGGAACCAATGTAGACGGTATTTTTAAATTTACAGGATTACCACTTGGGCAACACACGGTAGTGGTTAATTCAATGGGATTTGAAGTTTTAGAAAAAACAATCAATGTAACGGCTAATACCAATATCACACTTTATTTAAAAGCCTCTGCAACTTCATTGAATGAGGTAGTTGTTATTGGTTATGGAACAAAGAAAAAAGATGACCTTACCGGAGCGGTAGGGACGCTTTCTAATAAAGAGTTTAATGCTGGTGCAGTAAATTCTGTTCAGGAGGCGATTTCTGGACGTATTGCGGGTGTTACCGTAACCTCAATCAGTGGAGCACCTGGTAATACATCAACTATCCGTATTCGAGGTGGAGCTTCTTTAAATGCTAGCAATGATCCGCTGATCATTATTGATAACGTTCCGGTTGATAACACTCCGATCGGAGGTTCTCCTAACATTTTATCATCCATAAATCCTAACGATGTGGAAAATGTAACCGTTCTTAAAGATGCTTCTGCTACAGCTATTTACGGTTCACGAGCATCAAACGGTGTTATCTTGATCACCACTAAAAAAGGTGGCGAAAAATTTAAAGTTACTTACGGATTAACAACATCATTGGCAACTGTTCCAAATAAAGTGGCAGTTTATACAGGAGATGAATTTAGAGCTTTGGTTAATAAAATTTATGCTGGTCAGCAGCCTGTATTGTCACTTTTAGGAACTGCCAATACCGATTGGCAAGATGCTATTTATCAAAATGCGTTTGGTCAGGATCATAACGTAGGCGTTTCAGGAACCTGGAAGAAAATGCCTTATCGTGTTTCATTAGGTTATAATAATACCGATGGAACGCTGAAAACGTACAATTTTGAAAGAACAACTTTAGCAATTAATGCAAATCCAACATTCCTTAAAAACTCCTTGAAACTCAATTTCAACGTAAAGGGAATGTATAACAATAACAATTTCGCTGATCAGGGAGCAATTGGTAATGCTGTATACTACGATCCAACAAAGCCTGTATACAATGGCAATGAACGTTGGAGAGGTTTCACCACCTGGACGCAGGATAATACCTTGAATGGCAACCCTGTTCCTTTGGCAACACCAAACCCTGTTGCACAGTTAGAATTAACAGATAATACATCAACTGTTAAAAGAAGTATTGGAAATGCCCAAGCAGATTACCAGTTTCCATTCTTAAAGGAATTACGTGCTAACCTTAACTTAGGTTATGACTATACGATATCTCAAGGTCATAATAACGTTAAGGACAGTACACAATGGGTAAATTCTCCTGCCGTTTCAGGAGGTAGAATTAATCCATATGAAGAAAGACGCCGCAATCAGTTATTGGATTTCTACCTTAATTACTCAAAAGAGGTAAAGAGTATCCAAAGTAAGATTGACGTGATGGGCGGTTATTCGTGGTCGCACTTTTATAGAGAAGGTGCAGATTCGAGCATGAACGTTACTAAAACCGCTAAGGGCGAGCCTAATATCTACAGTTCTGAGTATTACCTGGTTTCTTTCTTCGGCCGTTTAAACTATACGTTTAAAGATAAATATTTGGTAACCTTTACCTTGCGTGATGATGCGACTTCTCGTTTTGATGCAGATAACCGTTGGGGCTTGTTCCCATCAGTTGCTGTTGCCTGGAAGATCAATGATGATTTCTTTAAAAATAACAAAACCATCTCAGACCTTAAGCTGCGTGTTGGGTACGGTACAACCGGACAACAAGATTTAAATAACGGCAATAATTATCCTTATTTGGCTAAATACACGATCAGTGATAATACCTCACGTTACCAGTTCGGGAATTCATTTTACAACACCTTACGTCCGGATGGTTATGATGCAAACATTAAATGGGAATCTACCAATACAGCCAACATCGGTTTAGATTATGGATTCCTTGATAACCGCATCACCGGTACTTTAGATTTCTATCAGAAAAAAACGAACGATCTGCTAAGCATTGTGGATGTGCCAGCAGGAACCAACTTCTCAGCCCGTGTGCTTACCAATGTTGGGGACATGGAAAACAAAGGAGTTGAATTCACTTTAAATGCAAAAATACTTACAAAATCTGCTTTGAAATGGAATGTGAATTATAACATTTCTTACAATAAGAACGAAATCACCAACCTGAGTTTAACAGGTGATCCAAACTATCAAGTATTGGTAGGAGGAATTGCCGGAACCACTTCCGGAACAATTCAGGTACAGAAAGTAGGCTATCCTGTTAACTCCTACTTTGTGTATGAACAAGTGTACGATCGTGATGGAAAACCTATGGAAGATGTGTATGTAGACCGTAACAATGATGGTATCATCAACAGCAGCGATCTGTATGTATTCAAAAAGCCGGACGCAACAGTATTGATGGGTATCGGAACCAATTTATCTTACAAACGTTGGGATTTCTCAGCATTCGGAAGATTAAGCTTGGGTAACTACAATTACAATAACGTAGCGGCTAACAGCACCTACAGAGGATTTTATTCAACACTGGGTTATTTAAGCAACCAGACTATGTCGGCCTCAGATACCCGTTTCATGACTGCATTGAAAACCAATACATCAGATTATTATATCCAGGATGCCTCTTACTTCCGTTTGGACAATATCAGCTTGGGTTACCGCCTGCCAGCTTTATGGAATAACAAAGTGAACCTGAGAATTAATGCCAATGTGCAGAATGTATTCGTGATCACTAATTATGACGGCTTGGATCCTGAGATCAGTGGAGGTTTGGATAATAACTTCTACCCACGTTCAAGGACATTCCAATTAGGTGTTAACTGTGATTTTTAA
- a CDS encoding NAD(P)/FAD-dependent oxidoreductase, whose translation MSIDIPETNFPRVVIIGGGFGGIQAAKKLKNKEVQVIMIDRHNYHTFQPLLYQVATGGLEPDSIAHPLRKIFKNQKNFIFRVAEARFIDGEKKTIITNIGDIHYDYLIIATGSNSNFFGMKDIEEHAMPMKTIPEALDMRSLVLQNFESALLTDSLSEQEAFMNFVVIGGGPTGVETAGALAELKNHVLPHDYPELDIRRMQINLIEGGPRLLGAMSEQASEKSENFLKRMGVNIRTNERVLGYDGEKVELGSGKALESKVVIWSAGVRGETLPGINKDVVVGGNRFKVNTFNQIEGYDDIFAIGDVAAMITEDFPRGHPGVAPAAMQQGVLVAKNIVKKINDIPMEPFKYFDKGSMATVGRNRAVVDLGFIRFQGMFAWFVWMFVHLMTLVGFRNRVVVFVNWVWSYFSYDRGTRLIIRRFEKQADKKLDPIEV comes from the coding sequence ACTACCACACCTTTCAGCCGTTGCTTTATCAAGTGGCAACGGGGGGCTTAGAACCCGATTCAATTGCACACCCTCTTCGCAAGATTTTTAAAAATCAGAAAAATTTTATTTTCAGAGTGGCCGAAGCTCGCTTTATTGACGGTGAAAAGAAAACAATTATCACCAATATTGGCGACATTCATTATGATTACCTCATCATAGCGACAGGTTCTAATTCCAATTTCTTCGGTATGAAGGATATTGAAGAACACGCTATGCCAATGAAAACTATTCCTGAAGCATTGGATATGCGCAGCTTGGTACTTCAGAATTTTGAAAGTGCCTTACTTACTGATAGCTTAAGTGAGCAGGAAGCTTTCATGAATTTTGTGGTAATTGGTGGAGGTCCAACCGGAGTTGAAACAGCAGGTGCTTTGGCTGAGCTAAAAAATCATGTGCTTCCACACGATTATCCGGAACTTGATATTCGTCGGATGCAGATTAACCTGATTGAAGGCGGACCAAGGCTTCTTGGAGCAATGTCGGAACAGGCTTCCGAAAAATCGGAGAATTTCCTGAAACGTATGGGTGTAAATATCCGCACTAACGAAAGGGTTTTGGGATATGACGGTGAAAAAGTAGAGCTTGGTAGTGGTAAAGCATTGGAGAGTAAAGTAGTGATTTGGTCTGCTGGTGTAAGAGGTGAAACGCTACCTGGAATCAACAAAGATGTTGTTGTAGGAGGAAACCGCTTCAAAGTAAATACATTTAATCAGATTGAAGGTTACGATGATATTTTCGCTATTGGCGACGTTGCTGCAATGATCACGGAAGATTTTCCTCGCGGACATCCGGGAGTTGCTCCAGCAGCTATGCAACAGGGTGTTTTAGTGGCCAAAAATATCGTCAAAAAAATAAACGATATTCCAATGGAACCATTTAAGTATTTTGATAAAGGCTCAATGGCAACTGTTGGACGCAATCGTGCTGTTGTAGATTTAGGATTTATACGTTTCCAGGGAATGTTTGCATGGTTTGTATGGATGTTCGTTCACCTTATGACTCTTGTTGGCTTCAGAAATCGTGTGGTAGTGTTTGTTAACTGGGTTTGGAGTTACTTCAGCTACGACAGGGGAACTCGTTTAATTATCCGGAGGTTTGAAAAACAAGCAGATAAGAAATTAGATCCAATAGAAGTATAG
- the tnpA gene encoding IS200/IS605 family transposase, producing the protein MSHVKIWVHLVFSTKNRIPFLKRNIRFELRLHIMENCKKNNIFLQAINGYEDHLHCLISIGKDQTISKIAHMIKGESAFWLNKSRMLNDFFSWQDDYFAVSVSESQLSKVINYIHNQEKHPYLKIFCSGG; encoded by the coding sequence ATGTCACATGTAAAGATTTGGGTACACCTTGTTTTTTCTACCAAAAACAGAATACCTTTTTTAAAAAGAAACATTCGATTTGAGCTAAGGCTGCATATCATGGAAAACTGTAAAAAGAACAATATTTTTTTGCAAGCTATCAATGGATATGAGGATCATTTACACTGCCTGATTTCTATTGGAAAAGATCAGACCATCTCAAAAATTGCTCATATGATAAAAGGAGAATCAGCCTTTTGGTTAAATAAATCAAGAATGCTTAATGATTTTTTTAGCTGGCAAGATGATTATTTTGCAGTCTCTGTAAGTGAATCTCAGCTCTCCAAAGTGATTAATTATATCCATAACCAGGAAAAGCATCCATACCTCAAAATCTTTTGCTCAGGAGGTTGA
- a CDS encoding SusE domain-containing protein: MKKHFYTLLFLGLTLFACQKDEVGPMIGEKIIAPEITTPSSGSTIEITALNLTDTVKVKWKKADYGVTTSVSYFLQADSATKQFAHPVSIGSSNSDELSIVMTDLNKKLLDQLHLPANKSSVIELRLGASINNLDTVISQVIKMTITPFKEIVEPPTIPEPVRLWVPGGYQGYKPASAPKLTAIDDGKFEGYIYFNSGTDLKFTSAPDWDHINYGYASDGKLTTDGQAGSMSVDKAGVYKIEANISDLTYKITHISTWGMVGTATPGSWDASTPLTYDASKDVWTKTINLVAGALKFRANDGWDINFGPAASAELEGELVQTNDAINITESGNYTVTISLSKANQPYKYTYTVRKN, encoded by the coding sequence ATGAAAAAACATTTTTATACACTATTGTTTCTTGGTTTAACCTTGTTTGCTTGTCAGAAAGATGAGGTTGGTCCAATGATAGGTGAAAAAATTATTGCACCTGAAATAACAACTCCGTCAAGCGGATCAACTATTGAAATAACAGCACTAAACCTAACTGATACGGTTAAAGTTAAATGGAAAAAGGCAGATTATGGGGTAACCACATCAGTAAGTTATTTTTTACAAGCTGATTCGGCAACTAAACAATTTGCTCATCCGGTTTCTATCGGTTCAAGTAATTCAGATGAATTATCAATAGTAATGACCGATCTGAATAAAAAATTATTAGACCAGTTGCATTTACCTGCCAACAAATCTTCAGTAATAGAATTAAGATTAGGTGCATCTATCAATAATTTAGATACAGTTATTTCTCAAGTCATTAAAATGACCATTACGCCGTTTAAGGAAATTGTTGAACCTCCGACTATACCTGAACCTGTACGTTTATGGGTGCCAGGTGGCTATCAAGGCTATAAGCCAGCGTCAGCACCTAAACTAACCGCTATTGATGATGGAAAATTTGAAGGTTATATCTATTTCAACTCAGGTACTGATCTTAAGTTTACCTCAGCTCCTGATTGGGATCATATCAATTATGGCTATGCTTCTGATGGCAAATTAACAACAGATGGACAGGCCGGCAGTATGTCGGTTGATAAAGCTGGTGTTTATAAGATTGAAGCTAATATCAGTGACCTTACTTATAAAATTACACATATTAGCACTTGGGGAATGGTTGGTACTGCAACGCCAGGTAGTTGGGATGCCTCTACACCTCTAACGTATGATGCTAGTAAAGATGTGTGGACAAAAACGATCAACCTGGTAGCTGGAGCATTAAAATTCCGTGCTAATGATGGTTGGGATATTAATTTCGGTCCTGCAGCAAGTGCTGAGTTAGAAGGTGAACTTGTACAAACAAATGACGCAATCAACATAACTGAAAGCGGAAATTATACGGTTACCATTAGCTTAAGCAAAGCTAATCAGCCTTACAAATACACGTACACAGTTCGCAAAAACTAA